The genomic interval GTATAATCTGCCTATTGAATTTCCAATTCGCCCCTACCCACGCCACCCTTTCTTTGTACTAATTTCGGCCTTGCCTCTGTAATGGGCCTTCCATTGGGATGCCTTATACatttatgtgtatatatcGACTAAGTAATCCATTCCCTGTCCGATCGCCTACTCCTCCCCGCTCGTCTAAACATCACATAAGCTcattaaatatgtttactATCACCACTGTCGTCGTTGTGCCTTGCCAGTTTCCCTGCTTCatttctatttattattattattggtattattttcatttcaattgtAGGTCCATCAATGACATTGCATTCAGTGCGACGGACAATGCCATCGgcatatatagtacatatCATTGCTCAGCGAGATTATTTAGCTGCTTTCGCTGATTTCAGTTCGGTCTATTATTTCTACATACAAATTAGATTAGTCCGACAATGAAACTGGAGTGGATGCATTCAATCTATGATTATAGCTAGCTCCCAATTGAtatgcaatttcaattaacagTGAATACTCTACTTATTGTGGTAGGAAAGGTTTTCATTcggaaaaatggaaattaaacaGGCGAGTTTCCATGCAAGTTTCACCTTCAGTGCGGCACAGTTTTTGAAGTATCTACCTATCATCGTGGTCATAAGTTTGACTCATTTtcaaattatataaaacatGTCTGCTCTAaacttaaaactaattaaaaatggtTATATTACTAGGTTTAAAACAGATTTACAGAACTATGAATGGGTTTTTAGCTCTCTTAACTGCGATAATAGCATTCCTCATGGCACATGACATCCTTTAGAACTTACTCTGCTCCATGACGCTGCTAACCGAATTGTTGATCTCGGCCACCACGACGATCTCCTCGTTCTCCTCCGTCTCCTCGGGCACCATCATCAGGTTGTTGTTCATCAGGTAGTTCTCCATGCGGTGATCACCCATTCCACCATCACCAGTGGTGCTCGTCCTCAAGCGATGGGTGAACGATGACCGGGATCGGGTCATGTACGATGACCTGGTGGTGGAGACTCTACGCAGCACTCCGCGTCCGTAGAAGAGCATTCTCACCTCGACGCGAAACCGCGGATGGGTGGCCGCATACAAGTAGGGATCCACGCAGGCAGCTGTCTTGCAGAAGAGCGCGGGTATCATCGATCCCAGGGGCGTTATGTGCCTCTCCAGGCCAAAGACACCCATCATGGCAACGATGGCGTACGGTGACCAGGCCAGAAACCACAAACCAATAATCGCCGCCACAATGAAGGCCAACTTCTGTTCCGTCTTGGCCTTGTCCTTGTTCGACTGAATGCGACTCGCCGTGAAGACCACCTTCAGTATGTAGAAGTAGGAGTACACAATGGAGGTCAGTGGGATGCAGTAGGCTGCCACAAAGAACAGGGCCATGAAAATGCGGGCTGGCGTCTCCTTGTTCAGGTAATCGAAGCTGCAGGTGGTGAGGAATCCCTCGGGAACATACACAGATAGTCCGATGTCCAGGGCCGGCATCACCGCGAACAGGAAGCTGTAGCACCAGATCAGCAGGATGATTAGGTAGGATCGCAGGCGGGAACAGCGTCGCAGCGGCTGCAGTGGATGCACCACCACATTGTAGCGATCCAGGGCGATGGCGGTGAGGGTGCCGATGGCACAGGTGCCACTTAGACCACCCACGAATCCATAGAGGCGACAGGCTGTGGGCGGAAAGTGGGTGGGATTGTTAATTAACCTCACGTTGTGGTTTtagggcaaacaaaaagctcGCTGAAATGTTAATATCCTTTACATTCAGGAATATTTGTAAGAAGTGTAGGTTACACATTGAACTTTTAttgcttaatttaaattcatttgattGCTTTCTGTTATTTATGAAAATCGCACAAATGTGGTATTGAATTTCTACAACACACAGCTAAAATCAGTCAAAGCTCTTCTGAATTTGGTAGGTTTAATGAAGAAtacttttgttattgttatattGATATTTAGGGTAAAATGCAGACCAATAAATTGCACTTATTTAGGAAGTTTTTCAACCAAGTTTTCAACTTGTAAGCCACACACTTACCAATGTCACCCAGAGCCGGACCCTCTTTGATGTTATTGTATATGGCAATCGGGCATTTGATGAGCATCAGAAAGTCGCAGATGGCCAGATTCATCACCAGGATATTGGCAGGAGTCCGCAGAGATTTGCGGTTGGCGAACATAAAGATGACGAACGCATTGCCCACACATCCCACCACCGAAATCAGGAAATACAGGGCGGCCATCACGAGGAAGGTGCTCGACTTAGGTGGCTCAAATTGCAGCCAAAAGGGATTCACCTTGGCAATGTAGCTCAGGTCGTACTTGTCCCTGTAGTGAATGTAGCTGGGGTAATTACTGTAATTGCTGGGGAAATTGTAAAATGGGAAAATCAGATATTTCAATTTACCACTCTGTcactaattgaattaaaatatcAATGAACTATCAGTTTTGTATGGATTGCTTTGGGCTGTTTATAAAAGTGTATCAACCTATGATCATAATAACTTACTTAAGCTCAAGTCATCTGATTCTTCCATCTTGTAATAATGTAACTCATgttaaattttattcattaagtattaaattaatataaataaatagatcTATTTACTACTTCAGAgctgtttctttttattctGTGCGTATTCAATCTTAAGATCCTCTTCTATTTAGTTTTACTGCGTATTGCAATGGATTGTATTGATTGTTTTGCTGTTCCAAGTAAGCTGATTACTTTCACTACAAGTCATGTAGTGGATTGCTAAGCACATTAGTTGAATGCAGGTCCCTGAAAATGAAGCCGAGCTTATCGCGATGACTTCTTGAGCCAAGTGTCATGAGCATGATGGTGTGTTTATCTTGGAAATGGAAGAGCCTAGACACAGCACTTACCTGAGACCCGTGGAAACGCTGTCATTCACGTGCTTGGTTACGTCGTGGTCCTTGCCCACATTCACCGTGGAGGATTCCGTGGCCGAGCTGCCAGCCGTCGAGGATGTGCTCCCAGTGGAATGGCCGTGGCTCGAGTTGGCCAACATCTcggagagcgagagggcgcCGGTTAGCCAAAAGCTGCTGCTGTCACCAGCATCCGTTGTCAGGGCGGGCAGGGTCGTCATGATGATGGCCTCcatgactgactgactgcttTGGATGCGACTCGGCCAAATATTTACGAGCTACTCCAAACTACCAAAGGCGGTAGAGCTGGTAGAGGTGGTACGTGCCCGCAAAGGATTACGCTTATTTACTTGCCAGCGCCTCGACTGCCGCATTTGGCAAGGATTCCGTGTGTCGCCGCCACTGGGATGccttcagtttcagttgcagACTCTGATTCagtttcagcttcagcttcagcgGTGCAGATTCCCGTGGTAGTGGTGGCTCTgatgctggtggtggtgcaatGTGGTTGCAGCGGTCACGAAGCATTTTCCGTTTGCTAAATGCCAATGGGGTTAGCTGCAATTAGCTGTCCACCGGGTGACCCTAAAAGTGGGACAGATAAAAAGACAGTTGACTTAATCGCTGCTCTTAATGAATTAACCGCCTTCGGCTTGAGCTGTCCTCTTGTAATAAATTTAagttgggttttgggttttggctAACCATTTTTCAACCAgcttaaatttgaatttattggTAACTAAGAAATGCCATAAATGAGtagcaatttttttttgagaagCACGCAAAAGCTGCAATTGATGAAAGCAGCGTGAAACCAATAAACTTGAgccaaactttttttttgcagaccATCGGGGAAAATAACTCAGGTTGTGTGGGCATCGGGGATGGggaaaagttattaaaagcAGCGGGAAACCAATAACACTGTGTTAACTATTCGCTTAAAGTTTAACACAATGCCGAACTTAATATTTTCTCTGGCCCCTGCTCTCTGCTGATTATTAAACTTTATAATGTATTTTGCCAACCGAACTCGGCTGAACCACAAACtgaaattaattcaattgcTGATAAATGTAACAAGTGTGGTTGCGTGTGAATTCTTTGGCAGCCTTGCATATTTCAATGCAGCATTAATGTGCAATGGTTTTTCGTTCTTTAAACTACAGCTAATGAATTTTCTTAGAAGCAACAGCATATTGATTGAATATGagttaaatatacatttcctATATATTTTAGCATTATCGCCCATACATCGCCCATACATCGCCCAAATACAGCCatagaaaatcaattttaggTAATGGAAATTACGTAAGAGGCAATTTCATAAATACAGTCACCATATCACACAAGAGCACGTGGAAATGTAAAATTTCAATTCCTTTTTAATTCTAGGAAATCAGATTCCCCTTCCCATGTGAGGATATTTAAAATTGCTGAAAATTGGATTCCTTGATGCCAAGTGAGCTGTTTGaacttttatataatttaagttAAAGTCTGGGACTAGATTATTTATAATTCGAAATAACTTGTATAAAGAGGTGTGTACTGTCCTCAGTATGAGATAAAGAAATATTTCCACAGCTTGGGGATTCTTTAATCTCTAGTGTATACCAAGTTCAATGCACAAAACTGACCATTTTAGCCATCATGATTTGTTAACAACCAGCAAGCAGAAGCAAACCGAATCAAGTTTCGGAAATGCAATCGGtctgcaaattgaattgacgCCGCAGTGGAGGAAGAAGCTCGGGGCAGATTACTTATTATGTAAATCTCTGGGAGAATGTATTTAATTAGGGAACTTAATTGCTTATTAAATAACTAGAAGGCGGCCACGTGAGCCCGCCAGCCAGGCAGAATCTGAAGACCTGCCGCAAGTGCTTACCCGCTGCGAAACTCAAACACCAACTTTTGCCCAAAGAATCCGAGCGTGAGCAGCACTTGGCCAAAGACAAATTCTTGGCCAGAAACTTTccagcaaacagcaacaagaagTGCAGCTGCCAAGGAGCAGAACTTGAGCAGCTGGAAAGGAACTCGGTGTATGGGTGACCTATGGCGGCTCGGGGAAATTTGCTTATTACATTTACAACTCGCGGAActtcaaaacaaaatagttGGCGCTTTGAAAACGGCGTAACTTGCCATTTAAATAGCACTAATTGGCCAATTGAAAATTGTCTTTTCTCTGGGGCTTTCCACAAAGGGAGCAGGTTGctctttgttttggctttCATTCCAACTGAATGCCGATGAAATTTCGTCGAAAATCGAATAACAGGCACATTCTCAATTGGGGGCCAATGCCAATAAATCATGCAAATAGCACATTGCTTCCTTTCCGGTGCAAGTTTGTCAGCTTTTTTGGAAGCCAAAGGGCTTACACAGTTGTGTCAGCTTATTTGAAATGGTCACAGGATGCCTTCGATGCTCGTTACAAGTGCCAGGTTACCAGTCCTTTGTCGGGATTCAAATCAACAAAGGCCAGGACATGAAACGTCAAACCGAATGGCCGTAATTATGATTTTAATAACACGCATATTTGGTATGCTGCTTACTATCATTCTGGTATCATATTACAAGACTTATTTGATTAGTTGTGCTATTACTAAATTCCACAAGTTACACACATTTAATTAACacatttgcttttggctttagATAGATGGCAAGCATGTATAATTTCgtagttatttttattcagtAAAATCCCTTTCCTTCCTCTTttaaattcacaatttaaattttcattagaaaattgttttgtgtattctttcatttcattttcatgtttgtttgcatatttaagTTACTACCTTAACAGTGCGTTATTTAAACCACAAATTACCAACAATATCTGGAAATAAATCCTCTTATTCGCTGTAGAGCCACTCGTGAGTATTTGAATACTACTTTGAGTACTCACTTTCAACACCAATGGATTGATTAAGTAACTGGCCAACTGGAGCACAACCTGTTGAATGTGGAGATGTTTTGACCATTTGCTGTGCAATTGATGTACTACTATATTTAGAAAGGTTCAAACTtatgataaacaaaaaactttccaATGGTAAATACAATTAGGATATCAAACGcatttctcttttttgttATATTCGAAATTAGCGTAGCGTATGGCATTCATGCTCGTGCTATGCCTTTTAGAAACCGATTAGGCCAATTGAGTGTCATTCAGGATCTTCAAAGGACCCAGCTGAGCAGAGAGCGAGCTGTTAGGAAGCCTCTTGTTCGCCGTTCTTTGATGAAATGCGCAGGCAGGCGTGACTTGTTTGTGCCCATTCTACATTCATTCGATTAGGCCAGGTCCTCTTAACGGCCATGGGCCGACTTCTGCGATTCAAACACCCCATATATCCTATATATACCATCCCACATACCCATTACACCCAACATCAGCCCCAAATGCGACAAGGCCATTCACTACTGAGCACCACTAAACAAAAACGGAACCCATCACTTAGACTCGTAGTTTTACAAAGCGGATATGCGCGATTTTTCGCTATTTCgctattttgcattttttgccttttggctgGCTGCACAAATGCATTTCGTTCTTTTTATTTAGCCGCCACAATTTCATCCGCtctcaaaatttaattacgacTGCAAATGGCTTAAAGTGCTCAGTTCTGTTCGTTGCTGTTTGGTTTTTAGCCTGCGGCAATTGAAGCCGCGGGATGATTGCGCGGATACAATTATCCAGCCACTTGGTGAAATGGCGGGAAAACGCTAACAACTATAGTAGAAAGAGcatgaaaacaatttattaaaatcaagTTTCAATTTAAGCGGGTTTTTAATTTGCCGGAAGAAGCTGCCACAATAATCACATTGCGAGATTTGCAGCTTTTAGTCGGCTGAGAAACGAGAGTctgctgcataatttaaatgaaacgAAACATGCATGAAAAATAGTTCACCATTTGGGCTTTAAATAGTTCCATTTTTGGGCCCGTGTTCTCtgaatttttatataataaactcCAGACAAGCTGAAAGCTGAAACTTTTACAGCAAGTGCATTTAATTAGGTGTAAgctattttattatatataatatttcataCTCGGGTAAAAAAGAGTAgaactatatacatacatacatatatggaacTTACTATGGGTTTACTAAGGTCTAGGGGAATTGGTAAGTTCGCAAGTTTAAAGACCTCAAATCGATGAAGAAACCAAAATGGTGTTCTATGTgctattttaaatgtatttaatacaaaaatttgtttcgttAAAAAGAAATGTCGCAAAGTCACGAAATCACGTACATAATGCTCTGGCATTAGCAATCAAAGTCGAGTTCttttatattcaaattttcCCGAGTTGGTTCAATAAAGCCAATCCACGCCAGCAATCGTCACATGTGTCCTGATCAGATGGGTAATGTGTCCAGCATTCAAAGGATAACGCCAGCGGAAGGGGTTACATTTCGCAGCTGATTTGGGAGCACGAAGTAGAAGTGCTCGATATCCGGGCTTTAAGAGCAGCTAAACTTGAGTAGGGAACACATTTCCCAgctgatatttatttttttttttctgcctgcCATGGGAGTCCATGACCCCCCTGGGTGTATTGATTTATGCTCGCGCAAGTTTTCATTTCACAATTTTCACTTATGTACGCCAGTTTATTGCAGTCCTCATCTGCACTCAGCGCTTTCGTCCTGCCACATCCTTAGTCCTTAGTCCACCCCACAACCCCTTCACCCCTTCACCCCTTCACTCTCACCCCTCTCCCCGTGCACCGCACGTGCTCGGCTGGTCTCGTTTTCCCACCAAATGTAGAGCCAGCGGCCCAAGGCTGTGACAAAACAGAAAGTTCCACCAGGCCGCCATCATCAACAGGCTCTTCACAGCCTAAACATGCAGGAAGCAAAAAGGGGGGCGTTTTGAAAATTTCAGAAATCCCAAAggacatttcaatttgaagGATTGCAAAACTCGGCGATTTTCGATGGGTAATCAAAAACACCACGCCGtttgttaaaattaaaaacaagaatatTAGTTTCTTCACAATACATTGGATACCAGCTTATAGCAAATTCTTAATCTTACTATactattatattattttttgttaccTAAATGTTTAACAGTGTAactgaaaacattttaatgacCTGTCATTctcgaaattgaatttatgatATCAGCCAACACGTCAGATGGATAAACACAAAATTGACTTTATTAATGTGTAATTCTGagttatttgtaaatatataccACATGTTATGTTCCAACAGTGtgttataatatttaaatagcAATAAATACTATATAGTATCATTgctaaaatgcatttattcgCAGGTATATCATATTACAGCACTAAGTTCAGAGACCTACCAATTAGTAGTACTTTTTTTTGCTCTGTGTAGCGGCGATGAATGCTAATGCATGTAACTGAGATAGGGACGTTGCACGTTGCACAAACTGAGATCTGTGCCGCATTAGAGCATGTCAAGTATCCAATCTGGCCTGAATAAAGCCAAAGCCACGGCGCCTTTACGCAGCGAATTCCCATTGTGACCAggaccaagaccaagaccatTACCAACACCAAGACGAACACAAACCGGAGGAGAACGGTTCTCCATCAACCATCAGTCGGTGCAGTGGCCGGAATGTGGGCAAAAACAGTCAAGAGCACTCACGGATGTTGCATACGGGCATGTTGGCAAgggaaatgaaatggaatggcAGTACGAGGTGAGGCAGGGATGAGCTGCATATCTCCAAGACATCCAAAGAGGCCATCTCGGAGGTCAGCTGCTCGAGAAGAGCGCCCCCAAGAAATGCGGCTGACGTCCACTGAAGAAGAAGACCACTTCATGGGGCTTAAGGCTACGTTACCTTTTGGGGCAACCAAATGCGAGATGCCGGCTTCCATTTGTTTGGGAAAGTGCCTTGTATGGAACAGCGCCACTCAGGTGTGTCAGCCTAACAAAGGCTGAGAAGCTGGGCCATACAGAGCCAAAAGCGAATCAGCCGAAAGGACTCAGGTTGGCCAGGAAGAGAGCAGCCAGCAGCGAGCAGCCAGTCCACTTGTCCACTAATTCCCAGGCATTCCACTTATTTGCCATTAGCAAAAGCCGCTTATCGCCGACTGAGGCCGCCCTCAAGTGTTTTGCTTGAATTTATTCTTTGGCTTATAAAAATAAGGCCCTCTTCAGCAGACCTCAATCAAATTAACAACGAAATATGCACACAGAAATCTGGGCTTATCGCTTACAAACAATTACCGAGGCATTACTTATATTTAATTGGTCTTCTAGGTGACAAGGAAAGTGCTTCAATAAAGGGATGAGCCTGAATCTCTAAGAAAGTGTAAATGGTAATTTTGAGGAAATCTCTTTCAAAGAAATTACAATacaagatattttatttatagcgatttaaatttatttaatattaaagttGAAAACTATAGAAAACTTTAGTACGCTTCACTGATAAAACTTAGTGTGTGCGCTGCTTTTGATAGATCGTTACTTTGTGAATCGCTGgcaaaagaaattttaatttacaactCTCATCAAGTCAGATTAATCAATACACATTGTGAGTAAATAGTCGCTGAGTTGGCTGATTGATTCCCGATGTTGTGGCAAGAATAAACAATCGCTTTGTTGCCGAGTAAATAAAGTTCATCATATTCCAAGTCAAACAGGAATTGCCAAAGGGCACAAATCGTTTACAGAAGTATGGTAAAAAGTGTTTGTAAAAAGTGGCTCTGCTCACCTGCAGCGATGATTATTGagttattttctgttttcgtACACTTGGAGGTCACTTTGCTGATTTTCCATTGTGCGTTgcattgcaactgcaacttttCCACAGAACTCTGTCCTTTTTGGATTCAAAAATTTTTATTCTTCACAGATACACTTGAATTTTTGTAAGCAGCTGAATCTTTACAAAGTTTACTTTTCAGTTTGTCATCGTTCGGTGCTGAAACTTGGACAGCACCAATGGCCACCAACTGGCGCCAACCGGACACAAAACTTTAGCTCAATTTCCGCCGATTATCCGGAAAAGTTAAAAATACGTAAAGATGTTAGCAGCGTCTTAAGCCGTTCCTTTGACGACTTAGTGGCTTTGGTCAAGTTATTACTTGGtaccacgcggcgtatacgcgaCTTTTGATAAAACCGCCAAACAGCTCGGGGACTTAAGGCATCCGTGGCATCCCAGAGCTCgaaactgactgactgaggACTCGCGTGCGACTGAGTTTCAAGACCCAGCAGCTGGTGTTTTTATCAATGAAAATTGTTGCTTGTCGGCATCCTTTTTCCGAGCCGAGGATGCCAAAGAGAGCGCCACCGAGCGAGCAGCGAAGCCAAAGAGCTGGTCCTTTCTGGCCCGCTCTTAAACGTAGTGCACTATGCGGTTTTTCACGATACCCAGCATCATAAGTTGGCTTTGCCAAGGCTATTCACATTTCATTACGGCCACTTGTGTATGTTGTTCTTGAACTCGGCAGACGAAGAACGCTCCCGAGATGATAGTGGCTGTTCCTGGTTTTGCCGGCCATTCATTGGCTTCGGCGAGTTCTCGGCTGGTGCTGGCCACTGGTTGTGGGTGGGTCAGGTGGGTGAGCCaccaagtgggtggtgggtggtggtgttcATTGATAAATCCATATGGGCTGCTGAGCATCACGTGTGCGTGTCAAAAGAGCCGCAGCCCTATAGATTGCCGATTCTATTTTAATATGACCGAATGCCATTTTGATGATGTGGTGCCAGGAAAAGGAATTTAGGCCTGGCTATGGTAACATAAGGGGTATCAGTTAGGCGTAACACCATTACAAGGTTAACTTGTGAGAAATTTTGATTAAAGCTTTTCTATTTTGCTGACTTATAATTATGGCATGTAATTTCAGTGACAATCACAACTAATATTACATTTTGCTAGTTCACTCTAAGCTTAAGAGTTAGTTAACAATAACATCCTTCATAAAATTATTGGAACTAATATactattaaacaaaaaactgtGACCATTACTTTAATGGTAGATTTCCCACACAAAAAtcacaaataataattacacAGTATTATTAAACCCATAAACACCTTGGCTTATTGTTTTTCGAGGAATTTATGCGCTTGACTGCGGTACAAAATTGTTGAGTTCGAGCGGCGATGACAAACTGGCGGcatttttctggttttctggtttctggTTTGCCATCGTCATGAACTACGAGTATTTGAGAGCAAACCCCGTAAATTGAGCAAAGCCCGCCGCAGTTGGTCGGCAGttgcactttaattaaaaataaatacaatttcccCCACCCTACTCCGTTCCATTTgcccttccccttccccctggcaactggcaacgaGTCCAAGTCTAATGATTATTGATGTGACTACTGATGGCTTGACTGTTTGCAGCCAGCTTTTTGACCCGTCCAACAACCGTTGTGATTTTAAGTAGTCTGACCTACGGCGGACATGGCCACAATTACGGATAATGCTCCGGGGGTACCTTTAGAATGCTGCCGATTTGTTAATTTGTGTagctttttttgttgtattaacttggctaaaatGGAGGGCTCGACTTTGCTACTTGTCAAAGGCATATTTCGATACTCTTGCACgtttaaaatgatttttatgaTAGAATATGAGAAGCATAGGTCCTTTTAAAAAatgcacacatatgtatatgtgcaAGTGCAATATTCGTTTACTATTCTTTTACTATGACCGCTTTAAAAACAAGATAACATTTGTGACATTCCGCCAAAAGAGGGGAAATAGAAACGCCTTTAGACGCAGACATTTCCTTTTACATAGGGCATGTGCAACCCACCGAACTTTGCAGGCTGACTTTCCGGGTTGGATattaaaagttttgctttGTGGCACTAAATTATACGACATTTACGCATTCGCCGCCGGCTGCTGGTACTCacaaataaacatatatttgtatatcttTCAGTTTTGCAATTCAacgcaaagcaaagcaaagcaaaaagcaCTTACTATTTCTCCGTTTCAGATGCTGATGCCCCTTTGCTCCGCCAAAAACCCGAGCAGAGTAATTAGTGACTGCTACAAAAAATGGGAATACAAAAGAGTCTATTATAAAGCGGACATGGACATACCCATAAGCGTAAGTGTAAGTGTAGTGTAAGCGTAAGTGTTCTATGCGCAAGTTTTCCAGATTTTAGATTTCAGATTTGAGACTGCTGCTCGTGGAACCAGACATTTATGTGCCCGCTTGACATATCACGGAGGTCGTTTTAATACACGCCTCACCTGGTTGCTCGAGCCTCGTTTTGGTTTGCCCAGCTGAACGACAATGCAAAATGCTTAACAGCCCAGCCAAAGCCGAGGTGAAAAATTTCCATTGCCAAAGCCAAACTTTGCGGGAtgagtcagtcagtcattcagtggtcaaaaaaaaaaaagctaccAAAAAAGTGTAGAAAATAAGTAGCAGTCGCACTGCGTATTAATATTCTGTTGGATTATCTGCTTGCTAGggttaattaattgttttattgatCTATTCGCATGGCATTGCACTGCATTCATTAACTGACAATtcttaattgtattacacTTTTTGCATTCAATTAAATCCCCATTATTTCCCCATACATAACATAActaattgtttaaacaaaaaactgtTATCATTTCCTTTGATGTTATCACCAGTTAAGTGAAACGAAATGACGCATTAAATGTgcaaataatttgaatattattaaCATGACATAAAGACATAAAGAATTCCTTTGTTAAGACCGAATCTGATTGACTAGACGGGTTTGCCCATCGAATTAGCTGAGATCTGAGCACATTTAGACAAGCTTAAAAACCGGAAAGAGCCaattctgtttgtttttcgaaCCCAAATTAATGTAATAGCGTTGCGTTAATCTGTTAGTAGTGACAACTATTGATCCGTTTGAGGTATTCGAGTGAAAAGCGATGGGTATCGATGTCTGGGGAAATGGTTACGCACACACAGGCTGCCCAATGCGATTAGCATGCAATAGTAATGGCATTTAATGTGCCCGGTGCATTTGCATTGCCCTGCGATTTGTGGCTGCGACATGTGATGCAAAGATAAACAGCAAAGCAATCAGCCTAAGTATCGCACAGATATGGAGATAAGCCCTACAAACCCTCACATTTCACTTTTCACCGGTCCCCATATGAACAATACTCCTCTGAACTGTCGATCATCTGGAGGTGGAGGTTTCGTGGTTTTGTAACCTCCTCAAGTCAAGACTCAAGTCTCCCATTCGAGTGCCTTCGACTCGAAGAGTCACTCGAACAATCGAAAATTGACTTTCCACTCTCGTCATTCGGTCTTCCCCGCATTGGATTACCGATTACCATCTTTATCGCAGTCATCTAATTCGGCAGTTACTCATCGACGGTTAAGTCCGGCACGCACAGTATTAGTCATTCGGCTATAAATGAACCGCTGTTCTTCGAATCATGCTCCCGAATCGTGCATACCCTGTGATACCTCAGGTTTCAGATTCACCGGCATATAGAAGCTATCAAAGAGACACTGTGACATAAGGTTGAACTAAACTAACGGAAACTTCAAAAGCTTACGGCGATAGTGTAGTAGTACACCTGCGGATAGCCCACTAGAAACAGCTTTAAGAAATTTGACAAACATtataaaaacctaaaaaaatgtCAATGACCTATGATTACAATGTACtataagatatacatataaattattttagtaaataGGTAGAAGCGTATTATACCCAATGATTTTTTTAATGACAGCAATagcgcttttaattttatagcGCTGGA from Drosophila yakuba strain Tai18E2 chromosome 3L, Prin_Dyak_Tai18E2_2.1, whole genome shotgun sequence carries:
- the LOC6533854 gene encoding opsin, ultraviolet-sensitive, whose translation is MEAIIMTTLPALTTDAGDSSSFWLTGALSLSEMLANSSHGHSTGSTSSTAGSSATESSTVNVGKDHDVTKHVNDSVSTGLSNYSNYPSYIHYRDKYDLSYIAKVNPFWLQFEPPKSSTFLVMAALYFLISVVGCVGNAFVIFMFANRKSLRTPANILVMNLAICDFLMLIKCPIAIYNNIKEGPALGDIACRLYGFVGGLSGTCAIGTLTAIALDRYNVVVHPLQPLRRCSRLRSYLIILLIWCYSFLFAVMPALDIGLSVYVPEGFLTTCSFDYLNKETPARIFMALFFVAAYCIPLTSIVYSYFYILKVVFTASRIQSNKDKAKTEQKLAFIVAAIIGLWFLAWSPYAIVAMMGVFGLERHITPLGSMIPALFCKTAACVDPYLYAATHPRFRVEVRMLFYGRGVLRRVSTTRSSYMTRSRSSFTHRLRTSTTGDGGMGDHRMENYLMNNNLMMVPEETEENEEIVVVAEINNSVSSVMEQSKF